A single Anopheles arabiensis isolate DONGOLA chromosome 2, AaraD3, whole genome shotgun sequence DNA region contains:
- the LOC120893734 gene encoding thymidylate kinase has translation MAAKQLAKLLPAQVRQNTRTISSPTFDKMPESQGKRGAFIVLEGCDRTGKTTQCKTLVDKLMQANIRAQYMNFPDRSTQCGQLINGYLTRKDDFTDEGIHLLFTLNRWERMKEMEKLLKAGVNLIVDRYSYSGVAFSSAKGLDMEWCKAPESGLLKPDLVILLTLSMEALARRGGFGDERYEVAGFQKKVIERYGMLKDDRYWKAIDADKTFDEVTAVLYEEVQRAIEHSGDKPLEKLW, from the exons CTACGTTCGATAAAATGCCAGAATCGCAAGGAAAAAGGGGTGCCTTTATCGTGCTGGAAGGATGTGATCGCACCGGCAAAACGACGCAATGCAAAACGCTGG TTGACAAATTGATGCAGGCGAACATACGGGCCCAGTACATGAACTTTCCGGACCGATCGACCCAGTGCGGTCAGCTGATAAATGGTTATCTGACGCGCAAAGACGACTTCACGGACGAGGGCATCCATCTGCTGTTTACGCTGAATCGCTGGGAACGGATGAAGGAGATGGAGAAGCTGCTGAAGGCTGGCGTCAACCTGATCGTTGACCGGTACTCCTACTCGGGCGTTGCATTCAGCAGTGCCAAGGGTCTCGATATGGAATGGTGCAAAGCGCCCGAGTCGGGGCTGCTGAAGCCCGACCTCGTGATACTGCTCACCCTGTCGATGGAAGCTCTGGCGAGGCGCGGAGGCTTCGGTGACGAGCGGTATGAAGTGGCCGGCTTTCAGAAGAAGGTGATTGAGCGGTATGGCATGCTGAAGGATGACCGCTACTGGAAAGCGATTGACGCCGATAAGACATTCGACGAGGTTACCGCAGTTCTTTACGAGGAGGTGCAACGTGCAATCGAACATTCCGGCGACAAGCCGTTAGAGAAGCTATGGTAA